One window from the genome of Prochlorococcus marinus CUG1438 encodes:
- a CDS encoding YcjF family protein, with amino-acid sequence MFDISKDNLLKDFIKFPKRNLFIILLLLGFGEWFVSDLIHFAGGSIGFFALCLGGYFYLKNDKPKFNEPNNLDGWINLCNEDLNFFEELEAKNELEKKNSKRQKILESILNRSEKEKISCIGQKDYQSCYSILKSYFKVEKFDFDLYKKLPKYNSSQIIPEEALKSDAILYFINLPLSANDFLWLEKFPKNMPIWLVALTLNEIEAKNQIEELKSQISSNFINKIITFDVNKNEIINIPFSLRKFSISSSKNIENTKKRLLKELHAVWQSEIEGIRRVQLKGIQRKNQILVATTVFLSPIPSIDVMAMTVLNSLMIKEIKSIWGCNWSPEILDKVSKEILRTAIAQGVIEWSGQTLIGITKLHGPNWIVSGTFQAVSAAYLTRVVSSSLADFMAITKGVEEPDLAFIKKNSEKIVEKAFEKEKINWQGFISDLRKPIMKPSFSSS; translated from the coding sequence GTGTTTGATATTAGTAAAGACAACCTTTTAAAGGATTTTATAAAATTTCCAAAAAGAAATCTTTTTATTATTTTATTATTATTAGGTTTTGGGGAATGGTTTGTCAGTGACTTAATTCATTTTGCAGGAGGCTCAATCGGATTCTTTGCGTTGTGTTTGGGTGGGTACTTTTACTTGAAGAATGATAAGCCTAAATTTAATGAGCCAAATAATTTAGATGGTTGGATAAATTTATGTAATGAAGATTTAAATTTTTTTGAAGAACTTGAAGCAAAAAATGAATTAGAAAAAAAGAATTCAAAAAGACAAAAAATACTTGAATCGATTCTTAATAGAAGTGAAAAAGAAAAAATAAGTTGTATTGGACAAAAAGATTATCAGAGTTGCTACTCTATTTTGAAAAGTTATTTTAAAGTAGAGAAGTTTGACTTTGATTTATACAAAAAACTGCCTAAGTACAATTCTTCTCAGATTATTCCAGAAGAAGCTTTGAAGAGTGATGCAATCTTGTATTTTATAAACTTGCCTTTGTCGGCAAATGATTTTTTGTGGCTGGAAAAGTTTCCTAAAAATATGCCAATCTGGTTGGTGGCTTTAACTTTAAACGAAATAGAAGCCAAAAATCAGATAGAAGAGCTTAAGTCTCAAATTTCAAGTAACTTTATAAACAAAATTATTACTTTTGATGTGAATAAGAATGAAATAATAAATATACCTTTTTCGTTAAGAAAGTTTTCCATAAGTTCATCTAAAAATATTGAAAATACAAAAAAAAGGCTATTGAAAGAACTTCATGCTGTCTGGCAATCTGAAATTGAAGGGATAAGAAGAGTGCAATTAAAAGGTATACAAAGAAAAAATCAAATTCTTGTTGCGACAACTGTTTTCTTATCTCCTATCCCATCAATTGATGTTATGGCAATGACAGTACTAAATTCATTAATGATTAAAGAAATTAAATCTATATGGGGCTGTAATTGGTCTCCTGAAATTTTAGATAAAGTATCTAAAGAGATTTTAAGGACTGCAATTGCTCAGGGGGTTATTGAATGGAGTGGACAGACTCTAATTGGCATAACAAAATTACATGGACCAAATTGGATTGTCTCTGGAACATTTCAGGCTGTCAGTGCTGCTTATTTAACAAGAGTAGTATCAAGCTCTTTGGCTGATTTTATGGCAATAACAAAAGGAGTAGAAGAACCTGATTTGGCTTTTATAAAGAAAAATTCTGAGAAAATTGTTGAAAAAGCTTTTGAAAAAGAAAAAATAAATTGGCAAGGATTTATTTCTGATCTTAGAAAACCTATTATGAAACCATCTTTTAGTTCATCTTAA
- a CDS encoding metal ABC transporter substrate-binding protein, whose product MRKNIIFLSLLLLLSLASGSCKRIPDKNQSKEVILASFTVLADIISNITKDDFVVRSITKPGVEVHGYQPTPSDLVNASSAFVFIDNGFGFELWAEKFVSNLKVKRITVAEDLDPIFISEDFYKGKPNPHAWISPKRGILYVDILVDSLSELRPSKRTLFEENGKIYKDKLSKLDKEFSLFINNLNKERRYLVSCEGAFSYLTKDYGLEEVYLWPVNAESQITPKRMTRTISLVKEKNVPSVFCESTVSNETQMVVAKETGANFGGNLFVDSLSDDSGPASSYIKMLEHNLDLIKKGIF is encoded by the coding sequence ATGAGAAAAAATATTATTTTTTTAAGTTTGTTACTTCTACTTTCTCTTGCTTCAGGCTCATGTAAGAGAATACCAGATAAAAATCAAAGTAAAGAAGTAATACTGGCAAGTTTCACTGTTTTGGCTGACATAATTAGCAACATTACAAAAGATGATTTTGTTGTTAGATCAATAACGAAACCTGGAGTTGAAGTTCACGGCTACCAACCAACTCCGAGCGATTTGGTAAATGCCTCTAGTGCTTTTGTTTTTATTGATAATGGATTTGGTTTTGAATTATGGGCTGAAAAATTTGTTTCTAATTTAAAAGTAAAAAGAATTACTGTTGCGGAAGATTTAGATCCTATTTTTATCAGTGAAGATTTCTATAAAGGGAAACCAAATCCTCATGCCTGGATTTCTCCAAAAAGAGGGATCCTATATGTAGATATTCTCGTGGATTCTTTATCGGAATTGAGGCCATCCAAAAGAACATTATTTGAAGAAAATGGAAAAATTTATAAAGATAAACTATCTAAATTAGATAAAGAATTCTCACTTTTTATTAATAACTTAAATAAAGAAAGGAGGTATCTAGTAAGTTGTGAAGGTGCTTTTTCATATTTAACAAAAGATTATGGATTAGAGGAAGTTTATTTGTGGCCAGTTAATGCTGAGAGTCAAATTACTCCCAAAAGAATGACAAGAACAATCTCACTAGTTAAAGAAAAAAATGTCCCATCTGTATTTTGTGAAAGTACTGTAAGTAACGAAACTCAAATGGTTGTTGCAAAGGAAACTGGGGCTAATTTTGGAGGAAATCTTTTTGTTGATTCATTATCCGATGATAGTGGGCCTGCTAGTTCCTATATAAAAATGCTTGAGCATAATTTGGATTTAATTAAAAAAGGGATTTTTTGA